A stretch of the Nicotiana tabacum cultivar K326 chromosome 6, ASM71507v2, whole genome shotgun sequence genome encodes the following:
- the LOC107776016 gene encoding phosphatidylinositol/phosphatidylcholine transfer protein SFH12-like isoform X2: MSGPLERPVRPSMENIDIENTEEERKPRLGSFKKKALNASNKFRQSLKKTGRRNSRVMSVVFEDEHDAEESKAVDAFRQALILEELLPAKHDDYHMMLRFLKARKFDLEKTKQMWSDMLNWRKEFGADTIMEDFEFKEKEEVVKYYPQGHHGVDKDGRPVYIERIGQVDSTKLLQVTTMDRYLKYHVQEFERTFNDKLPACSIAAKKHIDTSTTILDVQGVGLKNFNKSARDLLQCIQGVDGNNYPESLCRMYIINAGSGFRLLWNSVKSFLDPKTTAKINVLGNKYQSKLLEIIDGSELPEFLGGTCTCAEKGGCMLSDKGPWNDPEIMKMVHSGMHKCSKKSASPTVDEKTISEDGNANPKEAKKSNSIKMRTASSKVQREHASHMQLSTVHEEVEVKKNLPSAYDSDKYIPVVDKVIDSTMPNATKADNYAIAKGSLKAVDMVKPQAQEYRLNGSAISNNEYFSMMKRMGELEEKVITLSNKPSALPPEKEEMLNNVMSHVDKLEQELCATKMALEKALARQEELLAYIEKKKKKKNFFGF, translated from the exons ATGTCAGGACCTCTTGAACGACCAGTCAGGCCAA GTATGGAAAATATTGATATTGAAAATACTGAGGAGGAGAGGAAGCCAAGGCTTGGGTCATTCAAGAAAAAGGCACTTAATGCCTCCAACAAATTCAGACAGTCTCTTAAAAAAACTGGCCGGAGAAACAGTAGAGTCATGTCTGTTGTCTTCGAGGATGAGCATGACGCGGAGGAATCAAAGGCAGTTGATGCCTTCCGTCAAGCACTTATCCTGGAGGAATTACTTCCTGCTAAACATGATGATTATCATATGATGCTAAG GTTTTTGAAGGCCAGAAAATTTGATTTAGAGAAAACAAAGCAGATGTGGTCTGATATGCTTAATTGGAGGAAGGAATTTGGTGCAGACACTATCATGGAG GACTTTGAGTTCAAAGAAAAGGAGGAGGTCGTCAAGTACTATCCTCAAGGGCATCACGGAGTTGACAAAGATGGAAGACCAGTATATATCGAAAGAATTGGTCAAGTAGATTCTACCAAGCTCTTGCAAGTCACAACAATGGACCGTTATCTCAAGTACCACGTGCAAGAGTTCGAGAGGACTTTCAATGACAAATTGCCAGCTTGCTCTATTGCAGCCAAAAAGCATATTGATACAAGCACAACTATTTTGGATGTACAAGGAGTG GGACTTAAGAATTTCAACAAATCAGCAAGGGATCTCCTTCAATGCATCCAAGGTGTGGATGGTAACAATTATCCTGAG AGCTTGTGTCGTATGTATATCATCAATGCTGGTTCTGGATTCAGGCTTTTGTGGAACTCTGTCAAGTCATTCCTTGACCCCAAGACGACTGCAAAGATCAAC GTTCTTGGTAACAAATACCAGAGCAAATTGCTTGAAATAATTGATGGCAG TGAACTTCCAGAATTCTTAGGTGGTACATGTACTTGTGCCGAAAAAGGAGGATGTATGCTTTCTGATAAAGGCCCGTGGAATGATCCAGAAATAATGAAG ATGGTTCACAGTGGCATGCATAAATGCTCAAAGAAAAGTGCCAGTCCCACAGTTGATGAGAAAACAATTTCCGAGGATGGCAATGCTAATCCGAAG GAAGCAAAGAAGAGCAATTCCATTAAAATGAGAACTGCCTCTTCCAAAGTCCAAAGGGAACATGCATCTCATATGCAGCTCTCTACTGTCCATGAGGAA GTTGAAGTAAAGAAAAACCTCCCTAGTGCATATGATTCTGATAAGTATATCCCTGTGGTGGACAAAGTAATTGATTCAACTATGCCTAATGCTACAAAAGCCGACAACTATGCCATTGCAAAAG GTTCCCTAAAGGCCGTTGACATGGTTAAACCACAAGCTCAAGAATATCGTTTGAATGGATCTGCCATCTCGAATAATGAGTACTTCAGCATGATGAAACGGATGGGAGAGCTCGAGGAGAAGGTCATTACTCTTAGCAACAAGCCTAGTGCCTTACCACCTGAGAAAGAGGAAATGCTCAACAATGTCATGAGTCATGTTGATAAATTGGAACAAGAGCTTTGTGCAACCAAGATG GCACTCGAGAAAGCTCTTGCTCGTCAAGAGGAGCTCTTAGCCTacattgagaagaagaagaaaaagaagaacttcTTTGGTTTCTAA
- the LOC107776016 gene encoding phosphatidylinositol/phosphatidylcholine transfer protein SFH12-like isoform X1, which yields MSGPLERPVRPSMENIDIENTEEERKPRLGSFKKKALNASNKFRQSLKKTGRRNSRVMSVVFEDEHDAEESKAVDAFRQALILEELLPAKHDDYHMMLRFLKARKFDLEKTKQMWSDMLNWRKEFGADTIMEDFEFKEKEEVVKYYPQGHHGVDKDGRPVYIERIGQVDSTKLLQVTTMDRYLKYHVQEFERTFNDKLPACSIAAKKHIDTSTTILDVQGVGLKNFNKSARDLLQCIQGVDGNNYPESLCRMYIINAGSGFRLLWNSVKSFLDPKTTAKINVLGNKYQSKLLEIIDGSELPEFLGGTCTCAEKGGCMLSDKGPWNDPEIMKMVHSGMHKCSKKSASPTVDEKTISEDGNANPKEAKKSNSIKMRTASSKVQREHASHMQLSTVHEEVEVKKNLPSAYDSDKYIPVVDKVIDSTMPNATKADNYAIAKASDFLPMHDISKSPEGFSNHLFTGVMTFVMGVVTMVRMTRNMPRKLTDSTLLSGSLKAVDMVKPQAQEYRLNGSAISNNEYFSMMKRMGELEEKVITLSNKPSALPPEKEEMLNNVMSHVDKLEQELCATKMALEKALARQEELLAYIEKKKKKKNFFGF from the exons ATGTCAGGACCTCTTGAACGACCAGTCAGGCCAA GTATGGAAAATATTGATATTGAAAATACTGAGGAGGAGAGGAAGCCAAGGCTTGGGTCATTCAAGAAAAAGGCACTTAATGCCTCCAACAAATTCAGACAGTCTCTTAAAAAAACTGGCCGGAGAAACAGTAGAGTCATGTCTGTTGTCTTCGAGGATGAGCATGACGCGGAGGAATCAAAGGCAGTTGATGCCTTCCGTCAAGCACTTATCCTGGAGGAATTACTTCCTGCTAAACATGATGATTATCATATGATGCTAAG GTTTTTGAAGGCCAGAAAATTTGATTTAGAGAAAACAAAGCAGATGTGGTCTGATATGCTTAATTGGAGGAAGGAATTTGGTGCAGACACTATCATGGAG GACTTTGAGTTCAAAGAAAAGGAGGAGGTCGTCAAGTACTATCCTCAAGGGCATCACGGAGTTGACAAAGATGGAAGACCAGTATATATCGAAAGAATTGGTCAAGTAGATTCTACCAAGCTCTTGCAAGTCACAACAATGGACCGTTATCTCAAGTACCACGTGCAAGAGTTCGAGAGGACTTTCAATGACAAATTGCCAGCTTGCTCTATTGCAGCCAAAAAGCATATTGATACAAGCACAACTATTTTGGATGTACAAGGAGTG GGACTTAAGAATTTCAACAAATCAGCAAGGGATCTCCTTCAATGCATCCAAGGTGTGGATGGTAACAATTATCCTGAG AGCTTGTGTCGTATGTATATCATCAATGCTGGTTCTGGATTCAGGCTTTTGTGGAACTCTGTCAAGTCATTCCTTGACCCCAAGACGACTGCAAAGATCAAC GTTCTTGGTAACAAATACCAGAGCAAATTGCTTGAAATAATTGATGGCAG TGAACTTCCAGAATTCTTAGGTGGTACATGTACTTGTGCCGAAAAAGGAGGATGTATGCTTTCTGATAAAGGCCCGTGGAATGATCCAGAAATAATGAAG ATGGTTCACAGTGGCATGCATAAATGCTCAAAGAAAAGTGCCAGTCCCACAGTTGATGAGAAAACAATTTCCGAGGATGGCAATGCTAATCCGAAG GAAGCAAAGAAGAGCAATTCCATTAAAATGAGAACTGCCTCTTCCAAAGTCCAAAGGGAACATGCATCTCATATGCAGCTCTCTACTGTCCATGAGGAA GTTGAAGTAAAGAAAAACCTCCCTAGTGCATATGATTCTGATAAGTATATCCCTGTGGTGGACAAAGTAATTGATTCAACTATGCCTAATGCTACAAAAGCCGACAACTATGCCATTGCAAAAG CCTCAGATTTCTTACCCATGCACGATATTTCTAAGTCACCCGAAGGATTTAGCAACCACCTTTTCACTGGAGTGATGACATTCGTGATGGGGGTCGTGACAATGGTCCGAATGACACGCAATATGCCAAGAAAGCTTACGGATTCGACCCTCTTGTCAGGTTCCCTAAAGGCCGTTGACATGGTTAAACCACAAGCTCAAGAATATCGTTTGAATGGATCTGCCATCTCGAATAATGAGTACTTCAGCATGATGAAACGGATGGGAGAGCTCGAGGAGAAGGTCATTACTCTTAGCAACAAGCCTAGTGCCTTACCACCTGAGAAAGAGGAAATGCTCAACAATGTCATGAGTCATGTTGATAAATTGGAACAAGAGCTTTGTGCAACCAAGATG GCACTCGAGAAAGCTCTTGCTCGTCAAGAGGAGCTCTTAGCCTacattgagaagaagaagaaaaagaagaacttcTTTGGTTTCTAA